A segment of the Candidatus Bathyarchaeia archaeon genome:
ACGACACTGATGGGGAAGGGATGCATAAGGGAGGATCATCCGCTCTCCGTGGGGGTCATTGGGATGCACGGCTCCCCCTTGGCGAACACGCTCATCGTGAAGGCTGACGTCCTATTGGCGGTTGGGACGAGGTTCGCCGATAGGACCACTTGCGACGTGAAGGAGTTCTGCAAGGAAGCGGAGATAATACACATAGACATAGACCCAGCGGAGATAGGGAAGAACAAGAGGGTTCGCCTCGGGATAGTGGGGGATGCCCGGAAGGCCTTGGCTAGGCTAACGGAGGAGCTCGCGAAGAGGCTGAAGGGGGAGAGGCCAGCGCATTGGTATGAGAGGATCAAACAAGTGAAGGCAAAACTCCAGAACGAGGGCAACGATGGCCTATCCGCGCCGAGGCTGTTGAAGAGGCTGAGGAAGCTATTGCCCGACGACGCCATAGTTACGACCGAGGTCGGCCAGAACCAGATGTGGGCCTCGCTCCATTTCAAGGCCTATGGGCCTAGGAACTTCATAACCTCGGGCGGCTTGGGCACGATGGGCTTCGGCTTCCCGGCGGCAATAGGGGCAAAGGTGGCTAGGCCCGAGGTCCCGGTCGTTGACATAGCTGGCGATGGGAGCTTCCAGATGACCATGAACTCCTTGGCAACATCCGTCTCCGAGAGGATCCCGGTTGTGGTGGTAATACTGAACAATCGGATGCTTGGGATGGTGGCTCAATGGCAGCGCCTCTTCTTCCGCGGGAGATATTCGGCGGTCGAGATAAATCCTCCCGACTTCGCCAAGATAGCGGAGGCATACGGCGCCCAAGGGATTAGGGCGGAATCTATGGAGGAGTTCGAGAGGGCCGTAAAGGCGGCACTCGCCAGCGATGTCACAACCGTGATAGATGTACCGATAAACCCGGAGGAGGACGTCTTCCCGATGGTGCCACCCGGTTGCAAGCTGGAGGACATGATAGGGGTCTGAGGGATTTTGAAGACGTTCATATTCGGGACCTTGGTCGAACATAAGCCCGGCGTCCTGCAAAAGGTCTCCAACATGTTCAGGCAGAGGAACTTCAACATAGAAAGCATAACAGTCGGGCCGACGGAGCGCGGGGACATCGCCAGGATGACCATAACCATGAAGGGCGAGGAGGAGGATGCCGTGCAGCTCGAGAAGCAATTGAGGAAGCTGATAGATGTCTTAGAGGTCAAATTGCTTGACCCCAGCGAAACCGTCGTGAGGGAATTGGCCCTCGTTAAGGTGAGGGTTGAGGATTGGAGGGCTAGGTCCGATCTGGTGAACTGGGCGAACATCTTCAGGAGCAGGATAGTGGATGTATCCCCCGATTCAATAATGATCGAGATAACCGGAGCGCCTTCGAAGATCGACGCCTTCTTGGAGCTCATGAAGCGCTTCGAGCTCCTTGAGGTATCCCGGACTGGGATCACGGCCATGGAAAGAGGTTTAAACAGGATCGGCCTTAAATAGGGGGCGGTGTAGCGAATGGCGAGGATATATTTCGACAAGGATATCGAGTACGAGATTATAAAAGATAAGACCGTGGCCGTGATAGGCTACGGCAGCCAAGGCAGGGCCCAAGCCTTGAACATGAGGGATTCCGGACTCAACGTCTTGGTCGGCCTAAGGCCAAGGGGGAAGAGCTGGGAAAGGGCCGTCGGGGATGGGTTCTCCCCATTGCCGATCGAGGAGGCCGCCGAGAGGGGAGATATAATCCACATCCTCCTACCGGACATGGTCCAGCCGCAGGTTTATGAGAGGCATATAGAGAAACACATGGCCAATGGAAAGACACTGAGCTTCTCCCACGGCTTCAACATCCATTATGGCTTGATAAAGCCCCCGGAGGGCGTGGACGTGATAATGGTCGCTCCCAAGTCCCCAGGGGCTAGGGTCAGGGAAACCTATGAGGCCGGCTCCGGGGTCCCAGCCCTGATAGCGGTCTACAGGGACAGCAGCGGGAACGCAAAAAGGATCTCGCTCGAGATGGGAAAGGCCATCGGATGCGCTAGGGCCGGCTTGATCGAAACGACGTTCGCCGAGGAAACGGAAACGGACATAATAGGGGAACAAACGGTCCTCGTCGGTGGCTTGATCGAGTTGATAAAGGATGGGTTCGAAGTCCTTGTGGAGGCCGGGTACCAGCCCGAGGTCGCATACTTCGAGGTCCTGAACGAGGCGAAGCTGATAATGGACATGATAGCCGAGGGGGGATTCATGAAGATGCTAAGGGCCGTCTCTGATACGGCTAAGTACGGCGGCCTTACGGTCGGCCCCAAGGTCGTGGATAAAAGGGTCAAGAAAAATATGAAGGCCGTTGTCAAGAACGTCAGGAGTGGGGCCTTCGCCAAGGAATGGATCAGGGTTTGGAAGGAGAGGCCGGAGAAGCTAAGGGCCCTCATGAGGGCTATCGAGCGCCACCCCATAGAGAGGGTTGGGAGGAAGATACGGAAGCTATCCGGGCTGGAAAGATGAAGGGGAAGGTGGACTGAGATCGGGAAAACCATAAGCGAGAAGGTCCTCTCGAGGGCCTCTGGGAAGCGCGATGCCTCGGCCGGGGAGATAGTCTTGGCC
Coding sequences within it:
- the ilvB gene encoding biosynthetic-type acetolactate synthase large subunit, with protein sequence MLELSGSRALVEALEREGVSVIFGLPGGAIMPVYDALLDSGIRHILARHEQSAAHMADGYARASGRAGVCMATSGPGSTNLVTGIANAYMDSSPVVAFTGQVPRAMIGRDAFQEADIIGITAPITKYNYQVRSASEIPSIVKKAFLIATSGRPGPVLVDLPKDVQTEVAQMEFPDTVEVRGFSPPSDPDPELLKRAAELLAGADAPFILAGGGVRISNAHLELLRLAELLMAPVGTTLMGKGCIREDHPLSVGVIGMHGSPLANTLIVKADVLLAVGTRFADRTTCDVKEFCKEAEIIHIDIDPAEIGKNKRVRLGIVGDARKALARLTEELAKRLKGERPAHWYERIKQVKAKLQNEGNDGLSAPRLLKRLRKLLPDDAIVTTEVGQNQMWASLHFKAYGPRNFITSGGLGTMGFGFPAAIGAKVARPEVPVVDIAGDGSFQMTMNSLATSVSERIPVVVVILNNRMLGMVAQWQRLFFRGRYSAVEINPPDFAKIAEAYGAQGIRAESMEEFERAVKAALASDVTTVIDVPINPEEDVFPMVPPGCKLEDMIGV
- the ilvN gene encoding acetolactate synthase small subunit, with protein sequence MKTFIFGTLVEHKPGVLQKVSNMFRQRNFNIESITVGPTERGDIARMTITMKGEEEDAVQLEKQLRKLIDVLEVKLLDPSETVVRELALVKVRVEDWRARSDLVNWANIFRSRIVDVSPDSIMIEITGAPSKIDAFLELMKRFELLEVSRTGITAMERGLNRIGLK
- the ilvC gene encoding ketol-acid reductoisomerase; the encoded protein is MARIYFDKDIEYEIIKDKTVAVIGYGSQGRAQALNMRDSGLNVLVGLRPRGKSWERAVGDGFSPLPIEEAAERGDIIHILLPDMVQPQVYERHIEKHMANGKTLSFSHGFNIHYGLIKPPEGVDVIMVAPKSPGARVRETYEAGSGVPALIAVYRDSSGNAKRISLEMGKAIGCARAGLIETTFAEETETDIIGEQTVLVGGLIELIKDGFEVLVEAGYQPEVAYFEVLNEAKLIMDMIAEGGFMKMLRAVSDTAKYGGLTVGPKVVDKRVKKNMKAVVKNVRSGAFAKEWIRVWKERPEKLRALMRAIERHPIERVGRKIRKLSGLER